The following proteins come from a genomic window of Carassius carassius chromosome 10, fCarCar2.1, whole genome shotgun sequence:
- the LOC132152256 gene encoding coiled-coil domain-containing protein 106-like, with protein sequence MKTRFSKRAHGGVMEAKEGKEEVQVVDDAIANEGLQQDVDEVPVGPKRKKTVKHSPRKLLSPTGMLELAKLKEQTKMDRQKIEHLEDRIKYLEEANSELKNDKDFLLSQIKGAPSAPASTRKSVTTTDGIIRRYKNALKRFTKFGSMKKAFAKINVDRNTIARTAIIAELAITYPDTFQELLPTDEVNEKISEFAEHCKRAMTKEMAETITAKKKSGQLLPIMYKYT encoded by the exons atgaaaaCTCGTTTCAGCAAAAGAGCACATGGTGGAGTGATGGAGGCCAAGGAAGGTAAAGAAGAAGTACAAGTTGTGGATGATGCGATTGCGAATGAGGGCCTACAACAAGATGTGGATGAGGTCCCTGTTGGCCCAAAGAGAAAGAAGACAGTCAAACATTCCCCGAGGAAATTAT tGTCACCAACAGGAATGTTGGAGTTGGCCAAACTAAAAGAACAGACCAAGATGGATCGACAGAAGATTGAACACCTCGAGGACCGCATTAAATACCTGGAAGAGGCCAACAGTGAGCTAAAAAACGACAAGGATTTCCTGCTTTCACAAATTAAGGGAGCCCCCAGTGCACCTGCATCTACTCGAAAGTCAG TGACCACAACGGATGGAATCATCCGCCGCTACAAGAATGCCCTTAAGAGATTCACCAAGTTTGGATCCATGAAAAAGGCCTTTGCCAAAATTAATGTTGACCGCAACACAATTGCAAGAACAGCTATAATTGCTGAGCTAGCAATCACATATCCTGATACATTTCAGGAGCTGCTCCCTACAGATGAAGTCAATGAGAAGATCTCAGAATTTGCAGAGCACTGCAAGAGGGCTATGACAAAAGAGATGGCTGAAACGATcacagcaaagaaaaaaagtggACAACTCCTCCCAATAATGTACAAGTAcacctaa
- the LOC132151329 gene encoding uncharacterized protein LOC132151329 produces MYRFAQGLQLKQLAMINDGIAGSSKTLTRMTKVLRKVCIAALKRLRIRGMRIGGQHRFVVIDESKFAHKRKYHRGRCGNTWRRKRQWVFGMLEVDGLSRRPILRLVKDRSRQTLISQIQRHIRPRTSILTDEWRAYNRQLSQYGYRQYSVCHKRHFVDPGTGAHTQHIEHAWQNYKLEIWRRRGNRTPESLKTHLKMIEWHHWLGVRHYDGVLGRLIHDVKKHVKTI; encoded by the exons ATGTACag GTTTGCACAAGGTTTGCAGTTGAAGCAGCTTGCCATGATCAATGACGGTATAGCAGGAAGCTCAAAGACACTGACAAGAATGACAAAAGTACTCAGAAAG GTGTGCATTGCTGCCCTCAAGAGACTGAGGATCAGAGGAATGAGAATTGGTGGTCAACATCGATTTGTTGTTATTGACGAGAGCAAATTTGCTCACAAACGAAAG tacCATCGTGGCCGATGTGGCAACACTTGGCGGCGTAAACGCCAGTGGGTCTTCGGGATGCTAGAGGTTGATGGCCTTTCCAGAAGACCCATTCTAAGACTCGTCAAGGACCGCTCAAGGCAAACACTTATAAGCCAAATTCAACGACATATCAGACCTAGAACATCTATCCTTACGGATGAATGGCGTGCCTACAACAGACAGCTTTCCCAGTACGGATATCGTCAGTATTCTGTCTGCCATAAAAGACACTTTGTTGATCCAGGGACTGGTGCTCATACTCAGCATATTGAGCATGCATGGCAGAATTACAAGTTGGAAATATGGCGTCGTAGAGGAAATCGTACTCCTGAGTCCCTGAAAACTCACCTCAAAATGATAGAGTGGCACCACTGGTTAGGTGTACGCCATTATGATGGTGTCTTAGGTAGACTTATTCATGATGTAAAAAAACATGTCAAGACAATATAA